GTATGGGCTCTCGATTTTTGACGACGACGGCGACCATTTGGTCGGCCACACCGGCGGGATCTCCGGCTACACCGCGTGCATGCAGATGAACCTCACACGAGGCTTCGGCGTGATCGCATTCGCGAATCTCGTCGAAGCGCCGCTCCATCCTTGCGCCGTCGTTCGCTATGCAATGCAGGCACTGCGGGCGCAAAGTCTCGGCCAGGCCCTTCCCGCAATCCCTGCGCCTCCCGACGTGCAACGCACCTCGCGTGCCGCCGATTACGTCGGTACATATGCTGGAAACGGCGCTCGGCTGCGTGTCGAAGCGAACGGCGATTATTTGCGGCTCGTTGACGGCCCAAAAACGATTGCGCTCTACCCCCGGGGCGCAGATCTTTTCTGGGCCGACGACCCGGCGTACGCCATGTTCTTGCTGCAGTTCGGCCGCGACCGTAGCGGGCGAGTCGTCGAAATGACCTATGGCTCGCAATGGTATCCCAACCAACGCTATGGCGGAGCGCGGAACTTTGCCTATCCCGCTTCTTGGAATGCCCTCGTCGGACGCTACGAAAACGTATACTACGGTCAACCGGCGATTACGCGTGTCGTCATCGTCAAGAATCGCCTCACTTTTGACGGAACGGACACGCTAACGCCGCTTCGCGACGGCGACTTCGCACTAGGGGACTCAATCGTCCGCTTTGCAGCGTTTGCGGGAAACCGACCGCAACGCTTGAGCATCGACGGGGTCAATCTCTACCGCGTCGAGCTACCTTAGGATCTAGCTGCCGATATCCCAGAGCAAGCCGAGGTCTTTCTTGGAGAGCGAGCGGAAGGCAATGAGCGTTTCGGTATTGAGAATGCCTTCGAGCGCCGCGACGCGCTCCGTCACCAGATCGTTGAGGTCGTCGTGCCGCTTCATTCGAGCGATTGCTACCAGATCGAACGGACCGGCGACCGAATA
This Candidatus Eremiobacterota bacterium DNA region includes the following protein-coding sequences:
- a CDS encoding Lrp/AsnC ligand binding domain-containing protein codes for the protein MVTAFILMNVERPRLRTIADDLLAVDGIAEVYSVAGPFDLVAIARMKRHDDLNDLVTERVAALEGILNTETLIAFRSLSKKDLGLLWDIGS